A single Camelus bactrianus isolate YW-2024 breed Bactrian camel chromosome 1, ASM4877302v1, whole genome shotgun sequence DNA region contains:
- the LOC105077977 gene encoding uncharacterized protein C2orf81 homolog gives MADKGSRQERQAARNSGTGSTVEKLQPPKVPEPQGDIVPARLTEAEAVGLKAREEGEEVVGDILAERLDRVMDSVFRVYQDRQVGLDSCPSDPSPLSLTPACWTETPSRLRSAFHIQSAGHGRPCASCPGMRENPIWQRTPRGAVAPSPSAGFLPQQSWHAEPLGAPPHRMGRKPAMARLDPASLPCRWVCPQVEVLVPLSTAPPPEAYRRPQRGEKMEAPAGLPASGRGLPSVAHNPPSVARRPRSKIWPSAKWPIGLEAEAKLLDELWEGRRIPPQGLVLGDQEIQDPHKRPQPAPRVLEPTFHVKGKPLLRLEEMKLPPGVSVWNPATQELLRCAELQQEDEEDSTSPPPIQTSAPEPEVTVAELTKNLEPEISILPSKKVYAEIICERKRGISWKKW, from the coding sequence ATGGCAGACAAAGGCtcgaggcaggagaggcaggccgCAAGAAACAGTGGAACTGGATCCACGGTGGAAAAGCTGCAGCCGCCCAAAGTTCCAGAGCCACAGGGGGACATCGTGCCTGCACGGCTCACTGAGGCGGAGGCAGTGGGGCTCAAGGCTCGCGAGGAGGGTGAGGAGGTGGTGGGCGACATCTTGGCCGAGCGGCTGGACCGAGTCATGGATTCTGTCTTCAGAGTCTACCAGGACCGGCAAGTGGGCCTGGATTCGTGTCCTTCAGACCCGTCTCCTCTCTCCCTGACCCCTGCCTGCTGGACTGAGACCCCGTCTCGCCTCCGCAGTGCATTCCATATACAATCAGCTGGGCACGGGAGACCATGCGCTTCATGCCCCGGGATGAGGGAGAACCCCATCTGGCAGAGGACCCCACGTGGCGCCGTAGCGCCTAGCCCCTCTGCTGGGTTCCTGCCACAGCAGTCCTGGCACGCAGAACCGCTCGGTGCACCGCCGCACAGAATGGGCCGCAAGCCTGCGATGGCGCGCCTGGACCCCGCGAGCCTGCCGTGCCGCTGGGTGTGCCCGCAGGTGGAGGTTCTGGTTCCACTCTCCACGGCACCTCCCCCGGAAGCCTACCGCAGGCCCCAACGGGGCGAGAAGATGGAGGCCCCGGCCGGACTGCCAGCCTCTGGTCGGGGGCTCCCCAGTGTGGCCCACAACCCCCCCAGTGTGGCCCGCCGCCCCAGATCCAAAATATGGCCAAGTGCCAAGTGGCCCATCGGCTTGGAGGCCGAGGCCAAGCTGCTGGATGAGCTGTGGGAGGGCCGCAGGATACCCCCACAGGGCCTGGTCCTCGGGGATCAGGAGATCCAGGATCCTCACAAGCGGCCTCAACCTGCCCCTAGAGTTCTCGAGCCCACGTTCCATGTGAAGGGGAAGCCCTTGCTGCGGCTGGAAGAGATGAAGCTGCCTCCTGGTGTGAGCGTGTGGAACCCAGCTACCCAAGAGCTGCTTCGCTGTGCTGAACTTCAACAGGAGGACGAAGAGGACAgcacctctcctcctcccatccaAACGAGTGCCCCAGAACCCGAGGTGACGGTGGCAGAGCTAACGAAGAACTTAGAGCCGGAAATATCGATTCTCCCCTCCAAGAAAGTTTATGCGGAAATTATATGTGAGAGAAAACGGGGAATAAGCTGGAAGAAGTGGTGA